The nucleotide window CTCAGTATTAATAGGGTTAATGATAACAAGTGGATTGTTATACATAAACACTGCTACCTTTTCTTTCTATCCTACAGTGTTGACTATTCAAGGAATACCAGGGACAATTGTGGGATTAAGCGTTGCTATAATAAATTTGGTTTCCCTTTTTGGAGTTTGGTTTGGCGGATTTCTAGCTGATGTCATTAAAAGGGGAAGAAAAGTTCCAATGCTAATTTATTCAATAATATTCATTTTCACCGTATACCCAGTTTTGTATCTGGGATTGCTAAAGAACGTGTATTTATCCACTATCGTATTTAGCTTACAAGCATTTTTAGAAGCTATGATATTCTCCACTTTACCTGCATTTCTTGCAGAACAGTTTAGTAAAAAATATAGAACTACGGGAGTAGGATTTACATATAATGGGGGAGCAATAGGAGGTGGTTTTGCTATATCTGCTACTTTAGCGTTATCAACGTACTTAGGCTTACTTTACTCATGGTCGATAAACATTATTATAGCTGGGATAATAATGATAATGGGTATTGTCTTAGCAAAAGAAACTTATACTGGAAAAGAAGATCCAATTTTGAGGTGAGATTTTGAAAATAGGTATAAATGGAATAAAAGTAGGTGGATATACTGATGAGAAGTCCAAGTCTGGAGTTACAGTAATATTAAGCGAGATTGAAAATAATACTGCAGGGATTTCTCAAAGAGGAGGGTCACCTGCAACTTTGGGTACAGATTTGCTAAGACCGAAACATAGAGGTAATCAATCAGTAAATGCAATAGTGTTAACTGGAAGAAGTGTTTTCGGAATAAGAGTAGTTGATGCGGTTTTAATGAAGTTGTTTGAATTGGGAGTAGGGTTTAAAATATCTCAAAACCTAAAAATTCCAATCGTGGTCTCGGCATCTATATTTGACTTTTACGATAACACTATTATGCCTACTCCGGATTGGGGATATAACGCCATGAGCAATTTAGGCTATGACATACCGATAGGTAGATATTGGGCTGGTAGAGGTGCAACAGTCGGAAAGCTTAAGGGAATAAAATATGCTAAACCATCTGGACAAGGCTATTATGAGATAGAAAACAACAACTTAAAAATAGGTGTTATTTCGGTGGTGAATAGTATAGGTAATATATACGATGAAAAGGGGGAATTATTAGTAGGAGAAGAAACCGAAGAGTTCAAAATCAATACTCCGGGAACTACGTTAGGCGTTGTAATAACTAACTCAAAGTTAAATAACTCAGACGCTTGTAGAGTTGCCAGCAGTGCAGAAAATGGATTTTCCTCAGTGATAAAACCATATAACCTTTCTCTTGATGGAGATACAGTATTCACTATAGCAACTAATGAAATGGAGGTCCCAGTGGACAAAGTAATAGCACTAACCTACGAAGCATCTAGGGAATCAGTACTCTCCATTTTCAAGTGATAAGAATGGAACTATTTTCACTGAAAGGTAGAACTGCTGTAGTAATAGGAGCTGGAAGCGGAATTGGGAAGGCTATAGCCAAACTATTTACAGATTTAGGAGGAAAAGTAGTCGCTAGTGACGTAAAAGGCTTAGAGGATCTCCAAAGCACATATGACACATTCAAGGCAGATATAACTAATGTTAATGATGTGAGACAATTAGTAGAATTTAGTCTAAACAAACTAGGTGAAATTTACGCTCTATATATAACCCCTTCCATTAACATTAGGAAACGAATAGAGAATTACACATTGGATGAGTTCGATAGAGTTGTCAATCTAAACCTTAGAGGAAACTTCATAGTATTAAAGGAATTTCTAAAAGTTATGAAGGAAAACAAAAACGGAGGCAGCATCGTACTCTTTTCATCGATAAGACATCTAGTTACGGAACCTGGACAAGCAGTATATGCATCAACTAAAGCTGCAATAGTCCAGTTAGCCAAAACAGCAGCTGCAGAATATGGTAAATACGGGTTAAGAGTTAACGTTATAGCACCAGGGGTTGTCGATACTCCATTTACACAACAGATAAAGAATAATCCTGAATGGTATAGAGCATATACTGAGAAAACAATTCTCAAGAGATGGGCTGATCCGATGGAAATAGCAAGTGTCGCAGTGTTCCTAGCTATGCCAGCCTCATCTTACATAACGGGTACAGTCATTTATGTAGATGGAGGATGGACCGCCATAGATGGAAGATATGAACCAGATATCTAAAATCACAGTAGAAATATTATTTTAACGTAGTTTAAAGATTTCCATCAGCCCGCTACCGGTCATTTTACAAAATGTTGAAAGCCTCGTCCCTTCTCAATAGACCCAAAATCACATCCCTAAAAATAAATCTATAGTATTAATAAGCGTTTTCTCTGGCTTAAATAGAGAATTTTCCAGATTGAATAAATCATCAGGAAACAAAAGGATAAGCAATAACCTAAACTCCTCCCTCCTCACCACACCCTTAAATAAGGAGTAAAGAACCATAGCACGAAGATCAACACGCGGAAGACGAACCTAGTGGAACTGGTGAAGGGAAGGAAAGCCTTTATGTCCCTGTAAGAGGTCCCTATCGTACTCCTTACCTTGTTGTACAACACCTCATTCTTCGGTAGGTCAAGATTAGTCCTCCTAGCGAAGTAAACAACCTCCTTCTTTCTCCTCTTGATCTCCCTACTATAGACCAGAAGCCTGAACTTAACTTACTCATCCTCACTATGCCTCTTACTATTCGTAACATATTCACCATCAAACTCCTCATAGATCTTGACATCGCCAACGGGAACTCCAAATTATATAATTGAACCTAAATGAAGTTGAGCACATCAACTGTGTAGAAGCCATCAAGAGTTATCAACCTTATCTTGAACCCCATTGCAATTGCTCCACGAGGATCTTCACGATATTATCCTTGGTCATCCCGTTCACTTGTGTGACGAAAGCCAGTAGGCCATCATGTGTAGTAGTATAGTTCCACGAGTTTCCCTTTTCTGAGTCCTTTCACCGGTTTTCCGTACCAAGTTTTAGTGGTCCAGTCTATTTCCTTTTCTCCTTTCATCGTCTCCAAGGATTCCTCACTTGTTTCAAGAGTTTCTCAACTATCCACTCCTTGCTCCTCCGCGTAGTTTCTCACGGTTTGTGGTGATATGTTGTACGCGCTTGACTTGCTCTCTATGGAGTCGTTCCATAAACATGCTGAGATTAATGTTTTTCTAGGTTTTCTGCCTTTTTCCCTTGGAAGTTTAACATGGAAAGTAATTTATATCTTGCTTGTTGACTATTTAATGAGGGAATTGGTATTCTCATGAACCCTCATGGTAATACCGATTTCCTCGCTTTAAACCTTTTTTCCAATTTATTGGATTCTTAATGTTGTTATAAACTTGATTATGTTAAATAGATCTAATATTATTCAATCCAAATTATTTTTATAAAATGATTTTGGGTCTACCGTTTAGGGCAGGCAGGAGTCAGAAAAACGATTAAGAAAAGGCTAAACTAATTAGAGGCTCTGAAGGGCAATATTTTTCACCCTCCTTAATTATCCATGAGTGTTTTGTTAATTGTGTTAAATAGTTATAAATTTCTGAGTCAGATATTTCTATTCCCTCTTCCAATTCCAAAGCCCTCTTGACATCACTCCATTTACCGCATTTTGATAAGGTCCTCATTATATTTAAATACCTCTTTCTAGCGATTTCTCTGCCATGTAGAAAATTCTCAAATTCCTTTAAGATAAGCTTTTTAGCGTACTCCAATGTTTGATTTATTGCAAAATCTAAATTCTTATTATCTAAATAGATAAAACCAAAGTAGGTTAGCCAACCTGGTATTCCTCCAATTTTCTCATAAACGACTTCGTAATCCTTAAAATCAATATCTGCCTCTTGAAAACCTCTCCTCAAAAACTCTATAGCTTCTTCTCTAGAAAAGGGCTTTAATTCAACCGTTGAAAAGGCTCTCCCGAAAAGCGGACTTTCTGGATCTTCAACTCTTAAGTAATCGTAAAGCAAACCCATCTCTGAACCACTCATAATAAATTTAATTCGCTTTAAATTATCATACGCATAAGCTAGTGCTGGTAAAAGATTAACTCCTCTTAACTTAACCAGCTCCTGAGCCTCATCAAGGACAATAATCACATTATCCTTTGATGCCTGCTCAAAGCTCTCCAATAAATTCGCAAAACTTAACCTATCCTTCCTATTCCAATTGAACTTAATTTCATTTCCCATTATCACAATCCCTTGAATGTTTTTTAGCGCCTTCAGTAATGAAGGAAGTCTTTTTACCAACTTGTTAATCTCCTTTTGAAGTTCAAGTAGGAAATCCTTATAGGAAATGTAATTTCTCTCTTCGAATTTTCTTAGATCCAGATAGATGTAAGGGAGATTTAACTCATTTATTCCTATCTTTATTATGGATGATTTCCCTGTTCTTCTCAATCCTAAAACTAAGGTTATTGGCGCCCTCAATCCTTTCAACTTCTCAATTTCTTTTTCTCTATCAAAGAAATCTTTTCTGTTATCCTTAGGTGAAGTATCGAATAGCACTTCTACCCCCAGAAGTAACTTCTACCCCCAGAAGTTAAAAAACTTCCCTCGACTTTTTTGGCTTTACCAGCAACTCGTTAAGTTGGTTAATCGGTTTCCCAGAAGATACTCGAATAGCATTTATAGGAAAATCGTTACACTTTTACGTTACATTAAAAATATATAACGAATCTTTCCTGATTAGATGAGAAATGCTTATTGATAAGCTATAATATTAAGAAGTACAGTTGTGTTTCACCAATTTTACTAGAAATGATGTAATTTCTATGGTAGGGGAAAATATCGAGTTATGGTTGTGAAAATCGGCTTATTTCAACATGATTATCAAAAAATTTTTAGATTAAACGAGAAGCATGGTTAAAAAGGAGTTTGTATATAGAGGGTAATATCATCTGTTTAGCATTATCAAGCGGGGAGGGGAGGTCTAGGGAGGAGGTGAACAGGAAAGGGTTAAAGCGAGGGACTCCATGACTCCGTTATGCAAGTTTATGAAACGGGATTCAAAACGGAGTTGAAGTCCCTCGCTAGTTATTTCATCGTCAATAATCTTAACGTTATCTCCCAAGAGTTGGACACGAGGATCGCGGACGCAGCTCCGTTCCTGTTGACAGGGAACAGGGAAAAGGAGTACTTGAAGGTCGTTAGGGAAGGAGAGAAGGTGATGAGTCAAGGGGAGAGGAGCTTCAAGTTCTACCCTCACGTGAAAGTTGAGGGAAAGACTACAATCGTTGCAGTGGACGAGACCGCGATAACCGTGGGAGAGAAGGAGTCGAGGAAGGTGGAAGGATTTCAACTCTACAACGGGAAGAGGAAGGGAGTTAAGTTGAGGTCCGTGGACTTGGTGTTCCCCTTGAGGTTGTCCCTCCTCGAGGAGATAGCTGACTTGAGAAGCGATACTCCCTCCCAGTTCCTGATGAGGGCCGTGAGCGAAGTTGCTCAGCACCTCAAGATAGACTACGTTGTTGCTGACGCGGGTTTCCTGAACTTGAAGGTAATCAAGGAGATGCCTGTGAAGACCGTGGTAGGAGGTAAGACCAACCTGAAGGGCTTCAAGGAACTCTCCAACGTCTCTCTAACCGAGAAGAAATGCGAGGTAAATGACAGGGTTTACGTTGCGTATAGGGTCCTGAAGTACAATGACCTTTACTACTATGAAGTGATATACGTCAAGGAGAAACCCAGGCACTTCATCTTCGTTACCAACTTCAATGGAGATCCCTACAAGCTAGCTGAGCTCTACAGGTTGAGATGGCAGAGCGAAGAGGGCTTCAAGGTCAGGAAGGCCAGGATAAGATACGTTAGTGCTTTCAGAAAGTTTATGGCTTATAGGCAAAGGATATACCACTAGATCATAGTCTAAGAACTTTTCCAAAATACTAACGAATATAGGTGTGACACAAGGGTAGGGGTAATTGGAATAGACGTATCAAAAGAACACTTGGTAACAAGTAAGGGGAGGGTGAGGAAATTCACAAACAACGAGAAGGGCTACGAAGAAATACTAACCATGAAGCCAAACATCATCGTAATAGAACCCACAGGAGTATACTCAACAAGACCTTGCCAATACTTCAAAGAAAGAGGAGTGAAAGTCCTACTAGTCAGCCTTGTTATGGAAAGAAAAGGACGTAAGGGGAAAGAAAACAGATTTTTACGACGCAGAAAAACTTGAAAACATGGTAAATAAGGCTAGAGAATACGTTAACAACCCCTTAAAAGAATTAGTATCACTCTACCTCTTCATGAAGGATGTGCAAACGAAACAAGAGAACAGGTTAAGGAGAGCTCTCTTCCTCGTGAGCGACGAGGAGAAGTTGAGCGAGGAGAGATTGGAGAAGTTCTCTAAGGGAGACTTCTCTGACGTAAAACTGTATCAACTGGAATACACTGGTACAGTACTACGTGAGATTCAAGTCCTAGCGAGAACACTACTTCAAACGCGAGAAGAGTTGAAGGAGGTGAGGAAAATGATAGAGGGTAATGTGCCTCAAGACCACGTGTTACTCACGATTCCCGGAATAGGGAAACTGGCAGCTGGGATTATAATTGGGATTGTGGGTGATATTAAGCGCTTCCCAAGACCTGAATCCTTCGTTGCTTATTGCGGTTTAGACCCGGTAGTTGAGAGGAGTGGTAGGATTGAGGTTAGAAAGGGTATCTCTAAGAGGGGTAACAAGTATTTGCGTAGCTTGTTTTATTTCCTCGCCGAGACTCAATATTCGCGTAACCCAACTCTCCTTAAGTTCTACGAAGCTCACAAGGATAAACTGAAGGGTAGGAAACTGTACACTGCCTTAGCTAGGAAGTTGGCTAGGATAGTGTGGAGTGTTTGGTATAATAATAAGCCTTATGAGGTGAAGTGACCCTCCCCTAATCGCCACGCGGATTGAAAGAGTCCGCGTGGCAATAGTAGCTGATACTATGCTCAAAATTTGACCGAAAGATTTATTACTGAACGCCCTCGCACATAAGCTTTTTCAGAGGCTGTTTTCATGTTCTAATTCATTGGCTGCATCTCGATCGAAACGATTAATTGTGGAAATTTCTAGCCTAATTTAATTTTACTATATGATATCGAATAAGATGACTGCATGAGAACACTCCCCAAATGATATTAGAACGTTTTCTAAGTGTAGTCAGCGATATTTAGCTTAGCGGGTACACTATGGACATACTCAAAGTAAAAAGCTAACATGAAGTAAATTGTCTGAGAGGCTACGCAGTTTTTATTGCTTAAACACATTCTTAAACACCCACAAGGCGAGGACAATATAACCAAGTAAGAGTTCTGAGACGACTATCACAACGTCCTTTTGTCCTACCAATAAATCCAGAAAAGACAACAAAATATTCCCCAAAGCACCGAAAATACTGCCTAAGGTCGCGAGTAGGCCGTTATAAGACGCAATAATTTCTTTAGGTAACTTCATCTGGAAAATAGGACTTGCAAATGAGCTGTAAAGGGTCAAGGAAAGCCAATAAAACACTATAAGGATTAAAGAAAACTGAGGCTGGACAAAAGCCAGAGAAACCAAAAGTATCGCGGGGATAAGACCCCTGAAAAATATAAAGATATAATATAGATTATTTCTGTATTTTTCTACCTTAATTTTAGTAAAAATTAGAAGTGAAATACTACTGTACGCGATTGTCATCGAGTAGTAGATCATGTAGTTGAGGACGAAATAGGACTGTGGAAAAAACACTAGAAAGGTCGGAAATAGACCGCCTATAAAGTTTGCGAAAAGTGTATCTATGAGGAAGAACGTTATCGCCCGATCCTTTTTAAACGCTGAAATTGAAAGGGAGAAGAGGAGTTTAGCATTACCAGTGCCTTTAGGGTATTTAATCTTGAAAATTAAAGGAGTATGTATTAACAACATGAATAAGCCGAGGACTAAAAGCAGTGATCTTAAGCCGATTATGAAAAAGGTTAGGTACAAGAATACGATCGCCGAAGCCGTTCTTACAATGTTTACAGTAATCCACACCACTCTGTACTCTGATGCAGAATTTACCAAATTCCTTAATACCTTTACGTGGTTTGTCCCCTTAAAAGAGTGTATGGTGACAATCACAGTATAAGCTAGGAAAATAAAACCTAGTTCAAAACGGTAAAGGAAATAAAATAGTAAAAAAGAAGTCCCGCTTAACAGTGAAAGTATTAGATCGTACCTCCTAGTGTTTACTATATAATCTGTTAGGAAACCTGATATACCGCTCAAATGCCCCAGAACGTAAGAAATGCTGAGTAAAGCTCCTACCAGTAACGGGTTTTTAGTCTGTAAGAAAAGGTAAGCCGGAAATACTGCCGAGATGATTATTACAGGCTGTAGAAAGTGCTGTAAAAGGTAAAACTTGACGTTAGTATTAGATAGTATTTTACTCGGCTTCGACTCCAACAACTTCACCTAACTCATGTAATCTAGGACACCCCCTACTCAACGGTGAAAGGATATATTTAGCCCATCTGTTGATTTTACTTTCATCAAGTACTATGCTTCCATCTTCTTCTATGTGGCCTACTGACTCATCATCTATCATTACAGTTAGAGGACATTTAAATAATTTACCATCATTTCTTATAATTATAGAAAACGGATACAGCGCTTGACATAAATCATCCATCGCTGGAACACCATCAATTTGAAGTAACGTGTCTTTATCTGGAATATTCAAGCCTAGTTGCGTAGCATACATATATAATTCTTGAATTATTTCCATTCTTTTTTTAGGTTCTATGACTTTTAGGTTTTTATCGTTGTCCCCACCAGATCTAGTCACGGGGAAAAAAGT belongs to Saccharolobus solfataricus and includes:
- a CDS encoding P1 family peptidase, whose translation is MKIGINGIKVGGYTDEKSKSGVTVILSEIENNTAGISQRGGSPATLGTDLLRPKHRGNQSVNAIVLTGRSVFGIRVVDAVLMKLFELGVGFKISQNLKIPIVVSASIFDFYDNTIMPTPDWGYNAMSNLGYDIPIGRYWAGRGATVGKLKGIKYAKPSGQGYYEIENNNLKIGVISVVNSIGNIYDEKGELLVGEETEEFKINTPGTTLGVVITNSKLNNSDACRVASSAENGFSSVIKPYNLSLDGDTVFTIATNEMEVPVDKVIALTYEASRESVLSIFK
- a CDS encoding SDR family NAD(P)-dependent oxidoreductase, with the protein product MRMELFSLKGRTAVVIGAGSGIGKAIAKLFTDLGGKVVASDVKGLEDLQSTYDTFKADITNVNDVRQLVEFSLNKLGEIYALYITPSINIRKRIENYTLDEFDRVVNLNLRGNFIVLKEFLKVMKENKNGGSIVLFSSIRHLVTEPGQAVYASTKAAIVQLAKTAAAEYGKYGLRVNVIAPGVVDTPFTQQIKNNPEWYRAYTEKTILKRWADPMEIASVAVFLAMPASSYITGTVIYVDGGWTAIDGRYEPDI
- a CDS encoding AAA family ATPase, which produces MLFDTSPKDNRKDFFDREKEIEKLKGLRAPITLVLGLRRTGKSSIIKIGINELNLPYIYLDLRKFEERNYISYKDFLLELQKEINKLVKRLPSLLKALKNIQGIVIMGNEIKFNWNRKDRLSFANLLESFEQASKDNVIIVLDEAQELVKLRGVNLLPALAYAYDNLKRIKFIMSGSEMGLLYDYLRVEDPESPLFGRAFSTVELKPFSREEAIEFLRRGFQEADIDFKDYEVVYEKIGGIPGWLTYFGFIYLDNKNLDFAINQTLEYAKKLILKEFENFLHGREIARKRYLNIMRTLSKCGKWSDVKRALELEEGIEISDSEIYNYLTQLTKHSWIIKEGEKYCPSEPLISLAFS
- a CDS encoding transposase translates to MQVYETGFKTELKSLASYFIVNNLNVISQELDTRIADAAPFLLTGNREKEYLKVVREGEKVMSQGERSFKFYPHVKVEGKTTIVAVDETAITVGEKESRKVEGFQLYNGKRKGVKLRSVDLVFPLRLSLLEEIADLRSDTPSQFLMRAVSEVAQHLKIDYVVADAGFLNLKVIKEMPVKTVVGGKTNLKGFKELSNVSLTEKKCEVNDRVYVAYRVLKYNDLYYYEVIYVKEKPRHFIFVTNFNGDPYKLAELYRLRWQSEEGFKVRKARIRYVSAFRKFMAYRQRIYH